A region from the Brachyspira pilosicoli genome encodes:
- a CDS encoding GIY-YIG nuclease family protein, whose product MENEFYYVYILLCEDGSYYTGVTNNLKERFIKHSKGKGAKYTKAHKPIKFLSAWRVENINIALKIENYIKKQDKKIKTMFIENKRLLKKYFVKEYNALKTITIITVRNIDDYSNIQI is encoded by the coding sequence ATGGAAAATGAGTTTTATTATGTTTATATACTTCTCTGTGAAGATGGGAGTTATTATACTGGAGTGACAAACAATTTAAAAGAGAGGTTTATAAAACATAGTAAAGGCAAAGGGGCAAAATATACTAAGGCACATAAACCTATTAAATTTTTATCAGCTTGGAGAGTTGAAAACATTAATATTGCTTTAAAAATAGAGAACTACATAAAAAAACAAGATAAAAAAATAAAAACTATGTTTATAGAAAATAAAAGATTGTTAAAAAAATATTTTGTAAAAGAATATAATGCATTAAAAACAATTACTATAATAACGGTAAGAAATATAGATGATTATAGCAATATTCAAATATGA